AGAGGCTTTACCTAAAGAATTTATTAATAAAGCAGGGGGCTACGAAGTAAAAGCGTATCCAGCATTAATTAATGATGGCAAAACTGTGTCGGTTAAGTTATTTGATCGATCTCATATTGCCGAACAAGCTCATAAACTTGGCTTACGAAAATTGATTATTTTAGCGATCCCATCTCCGGTTAAATATTTACAGGATAAGTTACCTAACAAAGCCAAATTAGGCTTGTATTTTAATCCTTTCGGCCAAATTAAGGCATTAATTGATGATTGTATCGATGCTGCTGTTGATCAACTTGTGAAGCAATACTGTGAAGAAATGCAAACTGATATTCGCGATAAAGCGCATTTTAAGCAGTGTAGTGAGTTCGTTAGACAAGAGATTAATGATTATGTCTTAGATGTAGCCAAAAAAGTGGAAGTGGGTTTAACCATAGCTCATGAAACAAAGAAAAAAATGAAAGGTAGCGTCCCTCTTAATCTTATATATGCTCATGGACATATTAAAGCTCAGTTGGATTCCTTAGTGTATAAAGGTTTTGTTGCTGATGTTGAAGTAGCTCGGCTTAACGATTGGCAAAGGTATATAAAAGCGATTGCTAAACGTTTAGAAAAACTACCTATAGATCCGACAAAAGATAAGTTACATCAATTAAATGTAGAAAAAGCTCAGCAAGCTTACCTAGCAAAATGTAAACAGATCCCTGCGAATATGCCACAACCTAGTGAATTAAAGGAAGTCAGGTGGTTATTACAAGAGTTACAAGTGTCATTTTTCGCTCAACAACTAGGTACATCATCGCCCATATCAGTTAAACGAATTTTAAATTACCTAGATTCAATTTAGATTGGGCAATATCAATCGTTGACTTTAGATTGCCAGCACCCTATAAACACAGTGTAGAATTTAAACACTAGGGGTATCTTTGATGATAGGTTACGATGACAAGCGCAACTTTTTTCGTATGATGGTGAATTCTGTTTGTGAATTAAAAATTACTGATGAAGGCGCTGAACGTACAACTCAGGCTGTGTGTAAAGATATTAGTGCTTCAGGCATGTCCTTTGAATTAGCAGAAAGCGCTTTGGAGTTAGGTACATTAGTTAATGTTTATATCGAATCTACTAGTTCTCAAATACCTTCTTTGACTGCTGATACTAAAGTTGTTCGTTGTGACAAAGTAGATGACAATACTTGTGCTGTAGGCGTTGAAATAATTGAAATGAAATAAAAAGCGGCAACGTTAATTTACCGCTTTTGTGTTGTGTGTGTTTGCTTATCCATAAGCTATAGCACTCTGCACACAAACCCTTTTAAATAAAACCCTTCAGGGTAATTACTGCCAACCGGATGATCCGCTGCTTGTCCCAATCGTTCAATGATTTGCACTGTTCTTCCTGCATCTAAGGCTGCATCTGCCACTACTTTTTGAAATAAATCAAAGCCCAACAAGCCAGAACAACTAAAGGTGCATAAGATGCCACCAGGTTTCATTATTTGCATAGCAAGCATGTTGATGTCTTTGTAACCTCTACACGCTCGGACTAAGGAAGATTTTGAGTCGACAAATTTGGGGGGATCCAAAATGATTTGTTCAAACTCTCTGCCTTCTTGTTTAAAGTCTCGAAGGGCTTGGAACACATCTAGTTTAAGAAACTCAGACAGGCTGGTGTCGAGGTTATTAATTTCCATATTGCGTTTTGCTGTCGCTAAAGCTAAATCTGATACGTCAAGATTAGTCACAGACTTGGCACCGTTAGCGATAGCATAACTACCAAATGTCCCAGTATAACTAAAACAATTTAATACGTTTTTATCTTTGGCATATTTTGCGGCTATAGCGCGGTTATCACGTTGATCAAGGTAAAATCCAGTTTTATGACCTTCTTTTACATTGACGATTATTTTTACGCCATTCTCTTCAATGGTAACTTCGTCTGGTACATCACCGTGTAAGGTTTGGGTGATTTCCTCTAGGCCTTCTTTTTTACGCACTCCCACATCACTACGTTCATAAATAGAGCATTCTGGAAATTGTTTAGTCAGCGCCCAGACAATTTTGTCTCTATGTTTTTCTGCGCCTGCAGATAATAATTGGCAAACTAAAACATTGGCATATCTGTCTATTGTGACACCTGGCAGCCCATCAGACTCAGCGGCAATCAGCCGGTAACCTGTT
The sequence above is a segment of the Paraglaciecola sp. L3A3 genome. Coding sequences within it:
- a CDS encoding PilZ domain-containing protein gives rise to the protein MIGYDDKRNFFRMMVNSVCELKITDEGAERTTQAVCKDISASGMSFELAESALELGTLVNVYIESTSSQIPSLTADTKVVRCDKVDDNTCAVGVEIIEMK
- a CDS encoding class I SAM-dependent rRNA methyltransferase; translated protein: MASSVILQPGREKSLQRRHPWIFSRGIEKTVGRTNFGDTVDVYSHDGNWLGRGAWSPESQIQVRIWTFEEGESIDNAFFQRRIATAQASREELIARHGLTGYRLIAAESDGLPGVTIDRYANVLVCQLLSAGAEKHRDKIVWALTKQFPECSIYERSDVGVRKKEGLEEITQTLHGDVPDEVTIEENGVKIIVNVKEGHKTGFYLDQRDNRAIAAKYAKDKNVLNCFSYTGTFGSYAIANGAKSVTNLDVSDLALATAKRNMEINNLDTSLSEFLKLDVFQALRDFKQEGREFEQIILDPPKFVDSKSSLVRACRGYKDINMLAMQIMKPGGILCTFSCSGLLGFDLFQKVVADAALDAGRTVQIIERLGQAADHPVGSNYPEGFYLKGFVCRVL